The following proteins are encoded in a genomic region of Pseudodesulfovibrio mercurii:
- the uxx1 gene encoding UXX-star selenoprotein family 1 produces MSEIVIYGKPTCPHTKRALAAHPEARFVDVLASEANMEEMLKLSGGQRRIPVIVEDGHACVGFKRGS; encoded by the coding sequence ATGAGCGAGATCGTCATCTACGGCAAACCCACCTGTCCGCACACCAAGCGGGCCCTGGCCGCCCACCCCGAGGCGCGCTTCGTGGACGTCCTGGCCTCCGAGGCCAACATGGAGGAGATGCTGAAGCTCTCCGGCGGGCAGCGGCGCATCCCGGTCATCGTCGAGGACGGCCACGCCTGCGTCGGCTTCAAGCGGGGCTCCTGA
- the amrB gene encoding AmmeMemoRadiSam system protein B, translating to MDRHPIVAGRFYDAQPDELYAMVDGFLGLAEKRQAEQTLLAMVPHAGYVFSGAVCGKTLGTADLASTVLLLGPNHTGRGERFALWPDGSWLIPGGSLAVDTGLAEALLAADPAIMADTAAHMGEHSLEVVLPFLFRLNPATTIVPVCVSAPSLDSLERVGRAVGRVLADYPEPVSIVVSSDMSHYISHEDAREMDGMALEPMMTLAPARLYDTVRSRRISMCGVLPMTMGLFAAGELGAERAELVAYATSGEVSGDFEQVVGYAGVLVA from the coding sequence ATGGACAGACATCCCATAGTAGCCGGGCGGTTTTACGATGCGCAGCCGGACGAATTGTACGCCATGGTGGACGGTTTCCTCGGCCTTGCCGAGAAACGGCAGGCGGAACAGACCCTGCTGGCCATGGTGCCCCATGCCGGGTACGTCTTTTCCGGGGCGGTCTGCGGCAAGACCCTGGGCACGGCCGACCTCGCGTCCACCGTGCTCCTGCTCGGGCCCAACCACACGGGCCGGGGCGAGCGGTTCGCCCTGTGGCCCGACGGGTCCTGGCTCATTCCGGGCGGGTCCCTGGCCGTGGACACCGGGCTGGCCGAGGCGCTGCTGGCCGCCGATCCGGCCATCATGGCGGACACGGCCGCGCACATGGGCGAGCACTCTCTGGAGGTGGTCCTGCCGTTCCTTTTCCGGCTGAATCCGGCCACGACCATCGTGCCCGTGTGCGTCTCCGCGCCGTCCCTGGACTCCCTGGAGCGCGTGGGCCGGGCCGTGGGCAGGGTGTTGGCGGACTATCCCGAGCCCGTGTCCATAGTGGTCAGCTCGGACATGAGCCACTACATCTCCCACGAGGACGCCCGCGAGATGGACGGCATGGCCCTGGAGCCGATGATGACCCTGGCTCCGGCCCGGCTCTACGACACCGTGCGCTCCCGGCGCATCTCCATGTGCGGGGTCCTGCCCATGACCATGGGGTTGTTCGCGGCCGGGGAACTGGGTGCGGAGCGCGCGGAGCTGGTGGCCTACGCCACCTCGGGCGAGGTCTCGGGCGACTTCGAACAGGTGGTGGGCTACGCGGGCGTGCTGGTCGCCTGA
- a CDS encoding tetratricopeptide repeat protein, with protein MPKSSVARTGKTSVKVLLPVGIWDREARPESRNFPGRLVKSMAITDNGVEITTSTDAFGYIRVPEQGKPEFVLQVYGDPIGARWQSPDAPPARTAQAARIATPAVKPQVAQAAKAPAAAPAKAPAVPAPEPKAPTAADVARNLSTVRPDQPGPARAEADLPPETPPADRKPFFAVPYSVRDEVKAPGDQTAAPAGGAAPAETVTGDYPPASELRFKAVNKSAEQVKFAELAGDAGTGSPAAAPAGTDAEPAAEPAMRQAVTPPQQGGAPEPQPAVEVPAPAQEPQAANEVVAEVTPPPAPVEVSGAGQAGGAVSPPPPPVSGAGQAGGAVSPPPPPAAPSAPIAETVQPVEPPVQPVAEQPAPEVQPEAEQAAQPAEAAQPEQAAAPGAEGAPAPELSPEEKEKARLEAINDKLGEAQSLMFNGALDEALPLFEDILKQPKLPDDVREETLYAVADIKKQLDANDLPGKFDEVAQAYIQAMNANLRSNRVPRALLNLGLLNLQVGNFPEARAYFKILQDKYPDDDNIPSISYYWGEYWYRKGDYKKAADQFQQLIQTYPEHQLAKQAAYYLADSLDRLGYLDQAYQIVDYIDKRWPDYYMENMEFLRLAGGVEMQLKKWDPAKNHYFTYYNLNPEADGADVVLARIGDIYLRKNQKDAAKQVYEKAVKDFPDKEGGLIAKMRLAEEGIYDDPAMNEMVDVFNRPYNLNPKRVYTEIVSQHPDSPLAPIAQLKLAMWHAFHKQYPEALTAAQDLIEKYPDSPLADKARTLGDSVFVRAVPGMLAEQRYGRIVRYWETYDFIGKKDSKVDDNTRLAIATSYWKIGQPAKALELLKPYLTKKQIPGISDQALGLAVNIHLDQLAWQDISDLVSMASKNWKLKPEQQRQLDYARAMALQNLGDSRRAVTLWADLAKDMTVDPAFRAYAMYYMAKDAMERQDLRRVFVYSQEALSLLLQTDGDPEKIKDAVLMSIYATERSGRYEEALKWAREYDKYISPDNPEWASTRFKLARIYRKAGAMDEWKQLLQDIIDKKPDSLQAQLAKSALETYDLEQKASQYAPNPG; from the coding sequence TTGCCCAAGTCGTCCGTGGCCCGGACAGGCAAGACGTCCGTGAAGGTCCTGCTGCCTGTCGGCATCTGGGACCGCGAGGCCAGGCCCGAGTCCCGGAATTTCCCCGGCAGGCTGGTCAAATCCATGGCCATCACGGACAACGGGGTGGAGATCACCACCTCGACCGACGCCTTCGGCTACATCCGCGTGCCCGAGCAGGGCAAACCCGAATTTGTGCTCCAGGTCTATGGCGACCCCATCGGCGCGCGCTGGCAATCGCCCGACGCGCCGCCCGCCCGGACCGCCCAGGCCGCCCGGATCGCGACCCCGGCCGTGAAACCCCAGGTTGCCCAGGCCGCGAAAGCCCCGGCGGCCGCGCCGGCGAAAGCCCCGGCCGTTCCGGCTCCCGAACCCAAGGCCCCCACGGCCGCCGATGTGGCCCGCAATCTTTCCACGGTCCGTCCGGACCAGCCCGGCCCGGCGCGGGCCGAGGCGGACCTGCCGCCCGAGACCCCGCCCGCCGACCGCAAGCCGTTTTTCGCGGTGCCCTATTCCGTGCGCGACGAGGTTAAGGCCCCCGGCGACCAGACGGCCGCCCCGGCAGGGGGCGCGGCGCCCGCCGAGACCGTGACCGGCGACTATCCGCCCGCCAGCGAACTGCGCTTCAAGGCGGTGAACAAGTCGGCGGAACAAGTGAAATTCGCGGAACTGGCCGGTGACGCCGGGACCGGTTCCCCGGCGGCCGCGCCGGCCGGGACCGACGCCGAACCGGCCGCCGAACCGGCCATGCGCCAGGCCGTGACGCCCCCGCAGCAGGGAGGTGCGCCCGAGCCGCAACCAGCCGTCGAAGTTCCTGCCCCGGCGCAGGAGCCCCAGGCCGCCAACGAGGTGGTCGCCGAGGTGACGCCGCCCCCGGCCCCGGTCGAGGTCTCGGGCGCGGGCCAGGCGGGTGGCGCTGTGTCGCCGCCTCCGCCGCCGGTATCCGGTGCGGGACAGGCTGGCGGCGCGGTTTCGCCGCCTCCGCCTCCGGCCGCCCCGAGCGCCCCGATCGCCGAGACAGTACAGCCGGTTGAGCCGCCCGTGCAGCCCGTGGCCGAACAGCCCGCCCCCGAAGTCCAGCCCGAGGCCGAACAGGCCGCGCAGCCGGCAGAGGCCGCGCAGCCGGAGCAGGCCGCCGCACCCGGCGCCGAGGGAGCGCCCGCCCCGGAATTGTCGCCCGAGGAAAAGGAGAAGGCCCGGCTTGAGGCCATCAACGATAAGCTGGGCGAGGCCCAGTCCCTGATGTTCAACGGGGCCCTGGACGAGGCCCTGCCCCTGTTCGAGGACATCCTCAAGCAGCCCAAGCTGCCGGACGACGTGCGCGAGGAGACCCTGTACGCCGTGGCCGACATCAAGAAGCAGCTCGACGCGAACGACCTGCCGGGCAAGTTCGACGAGGTGGCCCAGGCGTACATCCAGGCCATGAACGCCAACCTGCGCTCCAACCGCGTGCCGCGCGCCCTGCTCAACCTCGGTCTGCTCAACCTCCAGGTGGGCAACTTCCCCGAGGCCCGGGCCTATTTCAAGATCCTGCAGGACAAGTACCCGGACGACGACAACATTCCGTCCATCAGCTACTACTGGGGCGAATACTGGTACCGCAAGGGCGACTACAAGAAGGCCGCCGACCAGTTCCAGCAGCTCATCCAGACCTATCCCGAGCACCAGCTGGCCAAGCAGGCGGCCTATTACCTGGCCGATTCCCTGGACCGGTTGGGCTACCTGGACCAGGCCTACCAGATCGTGGACTACATCGACAAACGCTGGCCCGACTACTACATGGAAAACATGGAGTTCCTGCGGTTGGCGGGCGGCGTGGAGATGCAGCTCAAGAAGTGGGACCCGGCCAAGAATCACTATTTCACCTACTACAACCTGAACCCCGAGGCCGACGGCGCGGACGTGGTCCTGGCCCGCATCGGGGACATCTATCTTCGCAAGAATCAGAAGGACGCGGCCAAGCAGGTCTACGAGAAGGCGGTCAAGGATTTCCCGGACAAGGAGGGCGGGCTCATCGCCAAGATGCGTCTGGCCGAGGAGGGCATCTACGACGATCCGGCCATGAACGAGATGGTCGATGTCTTCAACCGCCCGTACAACCTCAATCCCAAGCGGGTCTACACCGAGATCGTTTCGCAGCACCCGGACAGCCCGTTGGCCCCCATCGCCCAGCTCAAGCTGGCCATGTGGCACGCCTTCCACAAGCAGTACCCCGAGGCGCTGACCGCCGCCCAGGACCTCATCGAGAAGTACCCGGACAGCCCGCTGGCGGACAAGGCCCGGACGCTCGGCGACTCGGTCTTTGTCAGGGCCGTGCCCGGCATGCTCGCCGAGCAGCGCTACGGCCGCATCGTCCGCTACTGGGAGACCTACGACTTCATCGGCAAGAAGGACTCCAAGGTCGACGACAACACCCGGCTCGCCATCGCCACCAGCTACTGGAAGATCGGCCAGCCCGCCAAGGCCCTGGAGCTGCTCAAACCGTATCTGACCAAGAAGCAGATTCCCGGCATCTCGGACCAGGCCCTGGGCCTGGCCGTGAACATCCACCTGGACCAGCTGGCCTGGCAGGACATCTCGGACCTGGTGTCCATGGCCTCGAAGAACTGGAAGCTCAAGCCCGAGCAGCAGCGCCAGCTGGACTACGCCAGGGCCATGGCCCTCCAGAACCTGGGCGACAGCCGACGCGCCGTGACCCTGTGGGCCGATCTGGCCAAGGACATGACCGTGGACCCGGCCTTCCGGGCCTACGCCATGTACTACATGGCCAAGGACGCCATGGAGCGCCAGGACCTGCGCCGGGTCTTCGTCTATTCCCAGGAGGCCCTATCCCTGCTGCTCCAGACCGACGGCGACCCCGAGAAGATCAAGGATGCCGTGCTCATGTCCATCTACGCCACCGAACGGTCCGGCCGCTACGAGGAGGCCCTGAAGTGGGCCAGGGAGTATGACAAGTACATCTCCCCGGACAACCCCGAGTGGGCCTCCACCCGGTTCAAGCTGGCCCGCATCTACCGAAAGGCCGGGGCCATGGACGAGTGGAAGCAGCTCCTGCAGGACATCATCGACAAGAAGCCGGACTCCCTCCAGGCCCAGCTCGCCAAGTCCGCCCTGGAGACCTACGACCTCGAACAGAAGGCCAGCCAGTACGCCCCCAATCCGGGGTAG